One genomic segment of Culturomica massiliensis includes these proteins:
- a CDS encoding crossover junction endodeoxyribonuclease RuvC yields the protein MANRDSENSVLTREQVLALDIATHTGYFSLHEAGTWNFTESKRRNGNKMHGAFRTTLLSLLRRYGIRRVVAEDVSVNRHFYDMRRLSELRGILLEVCDELDIPEPEFVNPAVLKKWATGDGHATKTQMVAACKDRYGIVPVDDNAADACHLFYYYIRRHRL from the coding sequence ATGGCGAATCGAGACTCGGAGAATAGCGTACTGACCCGGGAGCAGGTACTGGCGCTGGACATCGCCACGCATACCGGATACTTCTCCCTGCATGAGGCCGGGACATGGAACTTCACCGAAAGCAAACGGCGCAACGGCAACAAGATGCACGGCGCTTTCAGGACTACGCTGCTCTCGCTGCTCCGTCGTTACGGCATCCGCCGCGTCGTGGCCGAGGATGTGAGCGTGAACCGCCATTTCTACGACATGCGGCGGCTCTCGGAACTCAGGGGTATCCTGCTCGAAGTGTGCGATGAACTGGATATCCCGGAACCGGAGTTCGTCAACCCGGCTGTCCTCAAGAAATGGGCGACGGGAGACGGACACGCCACCAAGACGCAGATGGTCGCGGCCTGCAAGGACAGATACGGTATTGTCCCGGTGGATGACAATGCGGCGGATGCCTGCCACCTCTTCTACTATTACATCCGCAGGCACAGGCTGTGA
- a CDS encoding DnaB-like helicase C-terminal domain-containing protein — MSAVNPLSAEFLYELYATALRQEPLCAVLARHMRKEYLPDRSFQQVQEAIAVHFKTYKTPPSYAVLAQTFHEDYDAIELIDTFREYDEGQSAEVMTDMLESYIKGVRLQSVYAEVGKLYNENKQDKAEKTLREYAEWLAGFTLKSSSFVDVAATFKERFERNRRREEEEERSAAPRVSRFYIPYLDALNAGRNLRGQLTCFLASTGVGKSHIAKWIGVRADIDDGLHVLHFQLEGSEEEALNAYSGGLISRNAYYYERGKISDTEMRHLEKLVASYAGSITVRSYPRFNAQVSTLDIKNGISEYRKLKGYNPDIVIVDSMDLLTDANRRSWGADHERAKRIAVANDLKDLAADEKVWMVVTYQSTIEDREWLNDERNVLTEYNCSEAKGLARPCTHLVSLNQSSAERKENVMRLHVAKSRFFKKGDTIRIATDYDNEVFYDGQRTLNLNRE, encoded by the coding sequence ATGAGTGCCGTCAATCCGCTCAGTGCCGAGTTCCTGTATGAACTCTATGCCACGGCGCTCAGACAGGAACCGTTGTGTGCTGTCCTAGCCCGGCATATGCGTAAGGAATACCTGCCGGACCGTTCGTTCCAGCAGGTACAGGAGGCGATAGCCGTACACTTCAAGACATACAAGACACCGCCGTCGTATGCCGTGCTGGCACAGACCTTCCATGAGGATTACGACGCCATCGAGCTGATAGACACTTTCCGGGAGTATGACGAGGGACAGAGTGCCGAGGTGATGACCGACATGCTGGAGTCCTACATCAAGGGGGTCCGGTTGCAGTCGGTCTATGCGGAGGTCGGAAAACTGTATAACGAGAACAAACAGGACAAGGCGGAGAAGACTCTTCGGGAATATGCCGAGTGGCTGGCAGGGTTCACGCTGAAGAGTTCCTCGTTCGTCGATGTGGCCGCGACTTTCAAGGAGCGTTTCGAGAGGAACCGCCGGCGCGAGGAGGAAGAGGAACGCTCGGCCGCCCCTCGTGTGTCCCGCTTCTACATCCCGTATCTGGATGCGCTCAATGCCGGACGTAACCTGCGAGGTCAGCTGACCTGTTTCCTGGCCAGCACAGGCGTGGGAAAGTCGCACATCGCCAAATGGATCGGTGTCAGGGCGGACATCGATGACGGGCTGCATGTGCTGCATTTCCAGCTGGAAGGTTCGGAAGAAGAGGCGTTGAACGCCTATTCCGGCGGACTGATTTCCAGGAACGCCTACTATTACGAGCGGGGAAAGATTTCGGATACGGAGATGAGACATCTGGAAAAACTGGTCGCCTCGTATGCCGGAAGCATCACGGTGCGCAGTTACCCGCGTTTCAATGCCCAGGTCTCGACACTCGACATCAAGAACGGCATTTCGGAATACAGGAAGCTCAAAGGATATAATCCGGACATCGTGATTGTGGATTCGATGGACTTGCTGACGGATGCCAACCGCCGTTCATGGGGAGCCGACCATGAACGGGCGAAGCGTATCGCGGTGGCTAATGACCTGAAGGACCTGGCGGCGGACGAAAAGGTATGGATGGTGGTGACTTACCAGTCTACCATCGAAGACCGGGAGTGGCTGAATGACGAGCGGAACGTGCTGACCGAGTACAACTGTTCGGAGGCCAAAGGTCTGGCCCGCCCGTGCACGCACCTTGTTTCGCTCAACCAGTCATCGGCTGAAAGAAAGGAGAACGTTATGCGCCTGCACGTGGCCAAAAGCCGGTTCTTCAAGAAAGGAGACACTATCAGGATTGCCACCGACTACGACAATGAGGTGTTCTATGACGGGCAGAGGACACTGAATCTGAACAGGGAATAA
- a CDS encoding metallophosphoesterase family protein: MKENKPCLLLLNDIHISKDNIPAFQANWQEAMGICRERDIREVVVGGDLFFSRAAQTLDVLLAVRDMLVSAADHDIHVTLAEGNHDKVNQESLRGYCHVFDRHPNVTVVDEYLTLCRPEWKFALHVMSYFPEDGSFAERLGRLAAEALSGEPEHFLYIHEGINGALAQPSEKELPARIFSPFDKVFVGHYHNRTVIPGTGIEYIGSSRQHNFGEDEEKGYTVLYTDGTYEFVKNRVNMRYRVMDMPAERAGLHLMDELREMEADGRYKVKVRVHAPAAAMKSVDKAALLEAGAAKVELVADDEQLPEAVSSSLFEKFDSRRIRETYEDFCREKQIEDVSMGLEYLSRIENRSCGN, translated from the coding sequence ATGAAAGAGAACAAACCCTGCCTTTTGTTATTGAATGACATCCACATCTCGAAAGACAACATCCCTGCATTCCAGGCCAACTGGCAGGAGGCCATGGGAATTTGCAGGGAACGGGATATCCGGGAAGTGGTTGTCGGAGGAGACCTGTTCTTTTCCCGTGCCGCCCAGACACTCGATGTCCTGCTGGCCGTCAGGGATATGCTTGTATCCGCCGCGGACCATGACATTCATGTCACGCTGGCGGAAGGGAACCACGACAAGGTGAACCAGGAATCCCTGCGCGGATATTGTCATGTCTTCGACCGGCATCCGAATGTGACTGTCGTGGATGAGTACCTGACCCTGTGCCGCCCGGAATGGAAGTTCGCGCTCCATGTAATGAGCTATTTTCCGGAAGACGGCTCTTTTGCCGAAAGGCTCGGACGATTGGCTGCGGAAGCGCTTTCCGGAGAACCGGAGCACTTCCTCTACATCCATGAGGGTATCAACGGGGCATTGGCACAGCCTTCGGAAAAGGAACTGCCTGCCAGGATATTCTCTCCTTTCGACAAGGTCTTTGTCGGCCATTACCACAACCGTACCGTCATTCCGGGGACGGGAATCGAATATATCGGTTCCTCGCGCCAGCATAACTTCGGGGAGGACGAGGAGAAAGGATACACGGTGCTGTATACGGACGGCACGTACGAGTTTGTCAAGAACCGCGTGAACATGCGGTACCGTGTCATGGATATGCCGGCGGAACGTGCCGGGTTGCACCTGATGGACGAGCTGCGTGAAATGGAGGCCGATGGTCGCTACAAGGTCAAGGTGCGTGTCCATGCACCTGCCGCCGCGATGAAATCGGTGGACAAAGCCGCCTTGCTGGAAGCCGGAGCGGCGAAGGTAGAACTGGTTGCCGATGACGAGCAGCTGCCGGAGGCGGTATCCTCTTCGCTCTTCGAGAAATTCGACAGCCGCCGCATCCGGGAAACCTACGAGGACTTCTGCCGGGAGAAACAGATCGAGGATGTGTCGATGGGATTGGAGTATTTATCTAGAATAGAAAACAGATCATGTGGAAATTAA
- a CDS encoding RNA polymerase sigma factor, producing MFIAVLQPEDESARQRAELLRKYVMPHKNLIYSICIKYTYNQEDIEDNYLEALANFFKYMDSYDPARPVKTWIYAVTKRLVADLNNRNRNRMPPDDNIDISEISSSLSDEDEPSGNSMGMDNYREFYNDDILWALDRLKPIYREALLLQQAGYKLGEIMEITYNNGTLQTRNVETVKSRIFLAKTQLRKLLTRDGEKRMD from the coding sequence GTGTTTATTGCGGTTCTCCAGCCTGAAGACGAATCCGCGAGACAGAGGGCGGAACTTCTCAGAAAATATGTGATGCCGCACAAGAATCTGATATACAGCATTTGTATCAAATATACCTATAACCAGGAGGACATCGAGGACAACTACCTCGAGGCGTTGGCCAACTTCTTCAAGTATATGGACAGTTATGACCCGGCCCGTCCGGTAAAGACCTGGATCTATGCCGTGACCAAACGGCTTGTGGCGGACCTGAACAACCGCAACAGGAACCGCATGCCCCCGGACGACAATATCGACATTTCGGAAATATCCTCTTCGCTGTCGGATGAGGACGAACCGTCGGGAAACAGCATGGGGATGGACAACTACCGCGAGTTCTATAACGATGACATCCTCTGGGCACTGGACCGGCTCAAACCGATTTACCGGGAAGCCCTGCTCTTGCAGCAGGCTGGTTACAAACTCGGGGAAATCATGGAAATCACCTATAACAACGGTACTTTGCAGACCAGGAACGTAGAAACGGTAAAAAGCCGCATCTTCCTAGCCAAGACGCAGCTGCGCAAACTATTGACACGCGATGGAGAGAAAAGAATGGATTGA